Proteins encoded within one genomic window of Pedobacter africanus:
- a CDS encoding IPT/TIG domain-containing protein: protein MKKYKAMKAIFYGATLLLQLGLASCKEQFFEQTDDSYTHNSNAPFVISKFSPLEGSEATEVMIYGDNYSSALSDISVKINGKPVTVLGANKNRMIVKIPAALGSGKIEVTIAGKTVTSTEPFVYTLKRTVSSFAGAGVAGFSDGAADVARFDFRSNAGMDIDSKGNLYVADIFNNCIRKITPAGVVSTFIGKPGVEGYVNGNKDVALFNHPMDVAVDKDDNLYVADAWNWAVRKVTPEGLVSSIRGQAFAFPQGIAINKNTGVVYISSALAANYHGGKIYEFSASGVLNERGVDVPIFSGGMAVDSKGNLIIADNVSSVIYSVNTTTWARTPIAGAAGETGLTDGIGAVARFDHPWGIAVDAKDNIYVAGCGHRFEGPDISASASNIRMIEAGTNKVSTIAGGDTQGFTNGLGGVARFAVPTGIAIGTDGAIYVLDKGNHRIRKIVSE from the coding sequence ATGAAAAAATATAAAGCAATGAAAGCCATTTTTTATGGTGCTACGCTACTGCTTCAATTGGGACTGGCCTCGTGTAAAGAACAGTTTTTTGAACAGACTGATGACAGTTATACGCACAATAGTAATGCTCCTTTTGTGATCAGTAAATTTTCACCCCTTGAGGGAAGCGAAGCTACTGAGGTAATGATCTATGGTGACAATTACAGCAGTGCTTTATCGGACATCAGTGTGAAAATTAACGGAAAGCCGGTAACTGTTCTGGGTGCCAATAAAAACCGGATGATTGTTAAGATACCTGCTGCACTTGGTTCAGGGAAAATCGAAGTGACCATTGCAGGAAAAACGGTAACCAGTACGGAGCCATTTGTTTACACTTTAAAAAGAACGGTTAGTTCGTTCGCAGGGGCTGGTGTTGCCGGTTTTTCGGATGGAGCAGCGGATGTGGCCAGATTCGATTTCAGAAGTAATGCAGGGATGGATATTGATTCTAAAGGGAACCTTTACGTAGCCGATATTTTTAACAATTGTATCCGTAAAATTACGCCTGCCGGTGTGGTGAGTACTTTTATCGGTAAACCTGGCGTGGAAGGGTATGTAAATGGCAATAAAGATGTCGCGCTGTTTAACCACCCTATGGATGTAGCAGTTGATAAAGATGATAATCTTTACGTTGCTGATGCATGGAACTGGGCTGTACGGAAGGTTACACCTGAAGGTCTGGTCAGTTCTATCCGTGGGCAGGCATTTGCCTTTCCGCAGGGAATTGCCATAAATAAAAATACAGGAGTAGTTTATATCAGCAGTGCATTGGCCGCAAATTATCACGGTGGGAAAATTTATGAATTTTCAGCTTCGGGGGTATTAAACGAGCGCGGGGTTGATGTACCAATTTTCTCTGGAGGAATGGCCGTTGACAGCAAGGGGAACCTGATTATTGCTGATAATGTGAGCTCGGTGATCTATAGCGTCAATACCACGACATGGGCCCGTACCCCAATTGCCGGTGCTGCTGGAGAAACAGGTCTGACAGATGGAATAGGTGCGGTGGCAAGGTTTGACCACCCATGGGGTATTGCCGTGGATGCTAAAGATAATATTTATGTTGCGGGTTGCGGACATAGGTTTGAGGGACCGGATATTTCGGCTTCAGCCTCTAATATCAGAATGATTGAAGCGGGAACAAATAAAGTTTCGACTATCGCCGGTGGCGATACGCAGGGCTTTACCAATGGTTTGGGTGGAGTGGCCAGGTTTGCAGTGCCGACCGGCATTGCTATCGGGACTGACGGTGCAATCTATGTACTGGACAAGGGAAATCACCGCATCAGAAAAATTGTATCGGAATAA
- a CDS encoding RagB/SusD family nutrient uptake outer membrane protein, whose product MKFKLIVICILGVIAFSGCKKFDEYLDKAETGGLSEEEVFGDYVQTERYLANVYSQLSNEWMPVNSFTYAAASDEAKCPVVYFNGPQVFTRGLISQNHNPVDVWASLYAAIRKVNRFIEKVDAVPVKNATQTAGKVRMKGEAYFLRAYFYAELHKRYGTVPVIDRVLQINDNLNIPRNSEEELVRFIVDDCNEAAANLVPVNTSANIGRATKGAALMLKSRVLLYAASLLHNPTSDVQKWERAAEAAEDVMKLNLYQVDGDYKGLFHKRTAPNIIFQSTINNTAWVQQMFVPSQGGLAWIQPLQNLVDDYEMKNGLKPGDAGSGYDANNPYANRDPRLAASILYNGSTWRDNVIETFVDGLDGLVSAEGAKTQTGYYLRKLLDENGSMTPDNRPGDHFWVYMRYEETLLNFAEARNEALAAPDNSVYEAVNAVRSRAGVNMPALPAGLNKAQMRERIRRERRVELAFEGFRFWDIRRWRIGKSVMREARGMRIVKQGAGSFSYTPFLVESRIYEDAFDLYPIPQTERNRNTALDQNYGYN is encoded by the coding sequence ATGAAATTTAAATTAATAGTGATTTGCATTCTGGGAGTAATTGCATTTTCGGGGTGTAAAAAATTTGACGAATACCTGGATAAGGCCGAAACAGGGGGCTTATCGGAAGAGGAGGTCTTCGGAGACTATGTTCAGACTGAAAGATATCTGGCCAATGTTTATTCCCAGCTATCGAATGAATGGATGCCGGTAAATAGTTTTACCTATGCCGCAGCCTCGGACGAGGCTAAATGTCCGGTTGTGTATTTTAACGGGCCTCAGGTTTTTACCCGGGGCCTGATCAGCCAGAACCATAATCCTGTTGATGTATGGGCATCGCTCTATGCGGCTATTCGTAAAGTCAACCGCTTTATTGAAAAGGTAGATGCAGTACCGGTAAAAAATGCCACACAGACTGCCGGTAAAGTGCGTATGAAAGGAGAAGCTTATTTCTTAAGGGCTTATTTTTATGCTGAATTGCATAAGCGTTATGGCACTGTTCCTGTAATAGACAGGGTTTTGCAAATTAATGATAACCTGAATATTCCCAGAAACTCGGAAGAAGAGTTAGTGCGTTTTATTGTGGACGACTGTAATGAAGCAGCAGCGAACCTGGTTCCGGTAAATACTTCGGCAAATATTGGCAGGGCGACTAAAGGGGCTGCTTTAATGCTGAAGTCACGCGTCCTGCTCTATGCGGCGAGTTTATTACACAATCCTACTTCTGATGTTCAGAAATGGGAGCGTGCAGCTGAGGCAGCTGAGGATGTGATGAAGCTTAATTTATATCAGGTTGACGGTGATTACAAGGGTTTGTTTCATAAAAGAACTGCCCCGAACATTATATTTCAGTCAACAATAAACAATACCGCCTGGGTTCAGCAGATGTTTGTCCCTAGTCAGGGTGGTTTAGCATGGATTCAGCCGTTGCAGAACCTGGTTGACGATTATGAAATGAAAAACGGGTTAAAGCCTGGTGATGCCGGTTCAGGATATGATGCCAATAATCCGTATGCCAACCGCGACCCCAGGCTTGCTGCTTCCATTCTTTATAACGGCAGTACCTGGAGAGATAATGTTATTGAAACTTTTGTCGATGGTTTAGATGGACTGGTTTCGGCAGAAGGTGCCAAAACTCAAACCGGATATTATCTACGTAAACTATTGGACGAAAATGGAAGCATGACTCCTGACAACAGACCTGGAGATCATTTCTGGGTTTATATGCGCTATGAGGAAACCCTGCTGAACTTTGCCGAAGCCAGAAATGAGGCATTAGCAGCTCCGGATAATAGTGTTTATGAAGCCGTGAATGCTGTGCGTAGCAGGGCTGGTGTGAATATGCCTGCTTTACCTGCAGGGCTTAACAAAGCGCAAATGAGAGAGCGGATCAGAAGGGAAAGAAGGGTAGAGCTGGCCTTTGAAGGTTTCCGTTTCTGGGATATCAGGAGATGGCGTATCGGTAAAAGTGTAATGCGCGAAGCCAGAGGTATGCGTATCGTAAAACAGGGTGCAGGAAGTTTTTCTTATACACCTTTCCTGGTAGAGTCAAGGATTTACGAGGATGCATTTGACCTGTACCCCATTCCACAGACGGAGCGCAATAGAAATACTGCGCTGGATCAAAATTATGGTTACAACTAA